One stretch of Chiroxiphia lanceolata isolate bChiLan1 chromosome 1, bChiLan1.pri, whole genome shotgun sequence DNA includes these proteins:
- the WDYHV1 gene encoding protein N-terminal glutamine amidohydrolase encodes MARPVAAYEAAVPARSACTYTSCYCEENVWKLCDYIRSQNRYPLEEFYAVFISNDRRMIPLWKQKSGHGDEPVVWDYHVILLHVPNGEQNFIYDLDTVLPFPCPFDVYSVEAFRLDDSLRPEFHRKIRMVRADLYLKTFASDRSHMKDANGKWQKPPPPYPCIETADSKMNLDDFISMNPNVGWGSVFRLADFVHRFGRQSDYSYSLEEQ; translated from the exons ATGGCGCGGCCCGTGGCCGCGTACGAGGCGGCGGTGCCGGCCCGGTCCGCCTGCACCTACACCAGCTGCTACTG cGAAGAAAATGTTTGGAAGCTTTGTGACTACATCAGGAGTCAGAATCGGTACCCTTTAGAAGAGTTTTATGCTGTTTTCATATCCAATGACAGGAGGATG ATTCCCCTCTGGAAGCAGAAATCTGGACATGGAGATGAGCCTGTTGTCTGG GACTACCATGTTATTCTACTTCATGTTCCCAACGGGGAGCAGAACTTCATTTATGATCTTGACACAGTGTTGCCGTTTCCGTGTCCATTTGATGTGTACAGTGTGGAGGCCTTTAGGCTGGATGACAGCCTTCGTCCAGAATTTCACAG aaaaatcagaatGGTTCGAGCAGATTTGTACTTGAAGACATTTGCTTCAGACAGATCTCATATGAAGGATGCAAATGGGAAATGGCAGAAACCTCCTCCTCCATACCCTTGCATTGAAACTGCAG ACTCCAAAATGAACTTGGATGATTTCATCAGTATGAATCCCAATGTGGGATGGGGCTCAGTGTTCCGCCTTGCGGACTTTGTGCATCGATTTGGCAGACAGAGTGATTACAGCTACTCCTTGGAAGAACAGTGA